One Coregonus clupeaformis isolate EN_2021a unplaced genomic scaffold, ASM2061545v1 scaf1385, whole genome shotgun sequence DNA segment encodes these proteins:
- the LOC123486958 gene encoding protein Hook homolog 3-like — translation MHDDVYVRLTEQRDKVEKNLTSQLDDLRKENDRLTEQRDDVEKNLTSQLDDLKKENDRLTEQRDEVEKNLTSQLDDLKKENDDLRTENDDLRKENDDVEKNLTSLLVRLTKQRDDVEKNLTSQLDYVEKNLTSLLDDLRKEKDDLKKERDYVEKNLTSQLDDVEKNLTSRLEEVEKNLTSQLVRLTEQRDEVEKNLTSQLDDLRKERDEVEKNLTSQLDDLRKERVDVTLDPDSASP, via the exons TTCGCCTCACTGAGCAGCGAG ATAAGGTTGAAAAGAATCTCACTAGTCAACTGG ATGACCTCAGGAAGGAGAATG ATCGCCTCACTGAGCAGCGAG ATGATGTTGAAAAGAATCTCACTAGTCAACTGG ATGACCTCAAGAAGGAGAATG ATCGCCTCACTGAGCAGCGAG ATGAGGTTGAAAAGAATCTCACTAGTCAACTGG ATGACCTCAAGAAGGAGAATG ATGACCTCAGGACGGAGAATG ATGACCTCAGGAAGGAGAATG ATGATGTTGAAAAGAATCTCACTAGTCTACTGG TTCGCCTCACTAAGCAGCGAG ATGATGTTGAAAAGAATCTCACTAGTCAACTGG ATTATGTTGAAAAGAATCTCACTAGTCTACTGG ATGACCTCAGGAAGGAGAAGG ATGACCTCAAGAAGGAGAGGG ATTATGTTGAAAAGAATCTCACTAGTCAACTGG ATGATGTTGAAAAGAATCTCACTAGTCGACTGG AGGAGGTTGAAAAGAATCTCACTAGTCAACTGG TTCGCCTCACTGAGCAGCGAG ATGAGGTTGAAAAGAATCTCACTAGTCAACTGG ATGACCTCAGGAAGGAGAGGG ATGAGGTTGAAAAGAATCTCACTAGTCAACTGG ATGACCTCAGGAAGGAGAGGG TGGATGTGACACTAGACCCTGATTCTGCATCTCCCTAG